caGAGAGGATTCAATTGGACATGGACGTCCTTGTCTTTCTCGAACTATACCAACTAACAAGGTGAACTTTAGGCCTCAGTGTTTTACAAAATAACATCATGTACTTGCTATAAATTAAGAACATTCTCTTGGTTGTGTGCATTTAAATAGTGTCCCTGCACATTACGTCACAGTATTAACAACATGCACATACAAAGCAACCACCATTATTAAACCTGtttcacatacacatatatcAGTGAAATGCAGAAGTAGCTACATTGGCAACATGCATTGGGATTTAGGTTCGTAATTTCATCCTCCCAGTTAACGTGAATGCAGTTTAATGAAGCAGTCAATAAATCACCTTTCTGGAGATTAGGGTTCAAATAATGTAGTCGAGTGGACCTTGAGTATAGAGGTCTTTTCTAAATTTTAAACTctgttcatgcatgtgtgtaacCTGGCAATATATTTATCATCTACTTTTCAGCCGAATGTAaccacaatgtttttatttatttgggggTTTAAATTATGGACTAAACACAATTTTCTTCTGCCTTTCCTCTCAGACAGTAAGGATGGCAAGTCGTCGTGTAGCCCTCAAGGCCCTTGACTGGGTGGCTTTTGCCGAGCGTGTTCCACCCAACCAGAGGGGCATGTTCAATGCACTGAAGTCTCGCAGTGATGCCATTGCTGCCAAGTTAGTTATACACACCATCTTTATTTAATGAAGAAATTAATCTCTTAGTATAATGTTGCTTTACTTTCAGTTTTGCCATTTTATACCAGTAATTTATTAGTATGGTCTTCCTGGTAAGTAATAGGACATTCTTCTAAAAGTTATATATAAAGCCTGATTAAAGAATGGTGGGGAACAGGGCTTCTGAGCTAGTTACTGTTGCTCACCTGCCTGAGAGGCTTTTCAAGATAATGTTAGGGAATCACAACACCATCTGCAGAATTTGAGTTTTGATGTTCTTTTGAATTTCCACATCATAGCTTTTATCTGCTTTTAATTTTGTTAGTTTGCTTGAACATTTTTAGCAAGTAGTTTGACCAAATTGAGGTGCCCAACCTGCAGACACCAAAATCTGCAGACATGGATAATGTAGGCTGACTGTCAGTATTTCCCCCCCTCTTTTATGCCTTGTGTAAGACCCATACTATCAGCAAACTGAATAGGGTTATTAGGGCCTGTCcttgaaaatatataatatttgttcCTACACACAGTTATCTCTTGCTATTAAGTTTCTCTCTTCAGTTCCCCCCCCTtgttttacttctttttttttttaataaaccatCATATCAACTTATgaacacatttaatttattaactCTATTTTCTCTCCCTATATCAGACTAACTTCCCTACCTGAGACTGCTACAGTCATTGACTGGAGTTTCTACAGGGGTGCTGTGGCCCAAGCTGGGATGGTTGATGAGTTTGAGAAGAAGGTGAGCTCAACATCATCAGAACATTGTGAAAGTAGCCAGACAGGCATTGGTTCAGAAGCCCACTACTGACATGACATAGCAACTTTTACTTAGATGAGTGTTGGCATATTCTTGAGCTGGCAAGTGGTTGGTCTCAGACTTTTCACATTAATGGAATAACATTCCTCAATCCAAGTCCACAGTAAATATAATGGAACCTCCTGGAGTTCATTGTAGACATCTGAATCTAACAGATCTCATCGAAAATTTGTCATATTAGAACTCAGGATATAACTTTTTAACCACTTTGAGGTTGTCATTGCTAGTAACCTCCTCTGGTATCAATCTACACGACACCGTGTATCTTATTCTGTAGATATTTCATGCGTTTCCCTGTCAGTGGTAActcatattattttttttcttactcGCAGTTCAGTGCCCTTCTGATCCCAGAGCCTGTTGACACACAGACGAGTACCATCAACGCACAGGAGGCTGAGTCTGTAAGTGACGACCTCAAACAGCTCTATTCATTTCCTGAATTTTTACTTTAACCAATGAGAATACAATGAATTGCCAAACATGTCAAACAACATGGCAGTCGTATAATATGTATGTTTTGTATCAGAATGTGAAATACTTTAGTTATACTATTGGGTTTAGCTATACAATTGATTAAATTTATGCAGACcaagacaataacaataaatcaaAACTGCAGAACTTTAAATGTTCATAAATTCTAAAAAGATATTCAGTTTGTTTGCAGATATAGAAACTATATTtacttatatgtatatttaaatatatatgtggttgtatttatgttttccaAAATCCATATCGATTGGGCTCTGTTTTTCCTACCTAATTATATCACTTTCTCTAACAGGGCAAAAGTGCCTCCGCCTATGTGGAGGGATCGAAGGCCCGCATCGCTCAGTATGAAACAGAGGTGAGATTCTAAAAGCATTAGTTGCTAAATTATTTCATTGAGACTTTAAAGAAATGTTCATTAAAGAAGAGGCTGGTCTTTGAATCTCATCCTGGTCtttttcctgtgttttcagTTGAACAAGTTTAAGAACATGATCCCCTTCGATCAGATGACCATTGAAGACCTCAATGACACCTTCCCTGAGACCAAGTTGGACAAGGTCAAATATCCCTACTGGCCCCACAAGCCCATTTCCGACCTGTAATCCTATTACCTGGGCCCTCACCTCACAATAAAGTTTATGTATTTTAAAGCGGAATGTTTGATGActtcattattttataaatgaataaataaacacagtgtGTGCATGCAAGTAATAGTGTGTGATTTGTAGGCAGTGCCCACGAGGGGGCAGTGTTGCAGTAGTTTTATTTGAAGGGTAAACTTTGGAGGGTAATcctaaacttttaaaataacttcatatttttacagttttactcacttttattattatctacTCTTCCTGGTTATGATCTGTAAACATTGGAACCTGATGCAAATGTGTTACTGTGGACATTCACTAGCCCCTTCCTGATTTAAAATAGCAGCAGTTTAAAGATACAGAGGATGACATAGATGGAGAATAGTGGAGTTGACGTAATTATCTTAGTGTAATTCATGATAAATCTTCGATCACACGTTCACCTACGAAATGTTTATTCGCGGGCTTATACCGGCTACCACGTCATGTCAATCATTTCTCTTGCCCAATCACGTCTCTACTGCCCTCCTCTTCCCCATCGACTATTTACATGAAGTGGGCGGGATATCTAGCCCCGGACCTGCTATTCTGATTGGCCCAGCCCAGCAGCGTCTCGGCGTTGATTAGTTTAGATTCCGGTGGAAATAAAAGCAGGAGGATCTCCCTGACAGATGAATTCCGTTGTATGTTATTTGACAGTCGCTGACGATTGACGAGTCCATCAGCTCAGGTAAACGTCTTTTTATAAATCACGCGTTTATCGTCCACCCTCATATTCccagtgttgtgtgttgtggcGCACGGGCCCGGAGCTGTACGGAGGTTTCCCCCGCGGGGCTTGTGGTTAAAGCCGCGTTGGGAGCAGGAGCGGTccgctccgtgtgtgtgtgtcaataacCGTAGAGGAGCTCAGTGCTCTTGCGGAGGTCAAACACAGAAATCAAGACATCATCAGAAGCCGTCGTTTGTTGAGACATTTCTGACGTGTTGTTTTCGCTCCCATATGAGCGATGGTCAACACAGGAAACCGCCATTCAAAGGCTCGGCAGCTAGCTAACATCAGCGGCAGCGCTAGCCGGCAGCTGAGGTTGCGTTATGGATGAGAGTGAGCCTCTTTCCTGGAGGGTGGAAAGATGTTTCACGGTAAACCACGAGAATTTAACCCCAAAACTCGCATTCATATCACCAAAAACCTGTCATATTCCGGTAAGTGGAGGTTTCACCTCGCCCTGGGTCTAAACAACTGTGTTTATGTTGGTCAACCACCCATATTGTTAATGTTTTATGTTGCTGCTAGCTAACAGTTAACCTCTGCTTCCAAACTCCCTCCCGTGGAATTCATTCACGCGGTTTAGTTCCAAGTTGTGTATGGTTTTTGTCGCTCTGTAGACAACACATACAAACTAACCTGTCAGGGGATTTAGGAGAAGTCAGTAAGGCAACACCTCTGGTTGCAAAACACGGAAAACTATTTTGGCTGGAGCGAAACCCGAGCTGATGTCCCCCTGGTCAGTGCCCTGCTGCTGAATCCTTCAGGGCTTCTAATGTTACatcttgatttcttttttttaaagtcgaTTTACTCAAACCTCAAGAGCTGATTCTGTAAAAGCCAGTGAGAAGTGAAACCCATTTGTATGGCTTGAAataaggggtcaaaggtcactgattGGCTTGTGGCTGTTTCTCTGTAGTAATCTTTTAAATCAGTATAAATATGACTGTCAAACATCCTACAACCACTCTTGATATATATTCAAATCCTTTATATAAAACTGTATCGTTATTTACAGCTCATGATTCATGCACATTTGTTTTGCCTAGTAACCCCACGGACTGGAGTGTGCATTGTGTCAGGTGAAAACAGACATGTCTGTGTTAGGAGTCAGGCCAGGTCTGCCCCAGGACAGTGGAGTCAACACTGGTTTGATTGTAAGAAGAGAACAATGGGAGCAGGCCTGCACCGAGGGAGGCACTGCTCCAAGGCTCGATGTTGGCTACTGTCTCATCTCCAGAGGGACGGAGAGGCCAGTGCTGTTCTTAAAAGTGCTATTACCACACACAAGGCTGAGCGAGATGATCTGAGGCAACTTGTGGCAACACATTTTGACacatgatggtggatcctgatgatGTATTGTGGTGGTGGCATCTGATGGTGGTGGCATCTGATGGTGGTGGCATCTGATCGTGGACTacgattacaacaagactgctctacatacagtacacacataCTCTActattactgacaataactcctcagttcatttgtcattgctgctcccttcatctttaTCAGACATTTGGTTATGTATAATTGCTTTAATCACTGACACACTTTTCCATTgtgttacaaactgtttcttctaatcaatttGGTTAATCCccttattttgttgatgtgttcagttacaTGCGGCATCTTTTGCACCTCGGCCCGTCCTGCaggagagggatccctcccatgtggctctctctgaggcttCTACGTTTTCCCCCcggttaatagtttttttttggtagtttttcctcactctcgttgagggttaaggacaaagGATCTCTCACCTTGTTCAgcccctatgagacaaattgtgatttgggaatatgggctatacaaataacatttgattgactAATTGGTCAACTTTCATGTCTGGAATAATGAAAGTTTTGTCACAGAGGCTGCTGCACAGGAGACAGACTACAGAGATGTTGTACAGCACCAGGGGCAATGATAACTGTTACATCCGCAAATCCACCAGGGAGGATCAATATctaaacaggaagagaaaaaataCTCGCAAATGATGGCTGGCTCATTTGTCAAATATGTAGCTTGTGTTGATTTGCATCTCCACAAAGATGGGCATATAATAACAAATTGACATCAATTGACaacttaataataatgatgtttaaacatttatttcacattttctggAAAGAATGTATAACCTCTTATGGTGTATGAATAATACTTATAAGATAACTGATTCACATTATATAGTTTTACAAGGCACATCATTTAGTGAATTCAAATCTTGTAAATAAAGATAGCATAGGCTAAATCAATGCCAAAGATTTTCTTTTGCTACATTATGGTCCTGAAACAATGGTTCCCTTCGAGTTACTTCATGTAACATGACACtccatcctcatcctctcaCTGATTGAATTTCATCCatgcagcagctcagccacTCCCTCCCCATCACTGACATTAAGCAGGAAATGCACTAGACCAAAGATGCAGCTGATGTCGGTCTATGTTCTTACTCTAAATACGGTCAGGACAATATTACTGAATCATTGTAGAGGTCAACACGGTCGACACAAATGTAGTGGATGTTTGTTATTTCTGCCAAAACCATCAGTAGATTGATTAAACAACAGATAAATTATTTAGAAGTATTTCGATCATTAATCATTCATTTTGGTTATTCATCGTGCATAAATATTGTTATCATCAAACATTCTCAGGTTCCACGTTCTTTTACCATCTAATTTGCTGCATCTCTGTTTCATATATCTGTTAACTGGATCTGTTCAGGTTAAATTCAGgtaaaacaagacattttatattttaagacTTCACCAAGGGCTCTTTAAAGTTGTAATTGAcacagtttttaatttattttgatcATTTATTGAATAAATGATAGAGAATTGAACAAGATAtctgtcaaattaaataaaaataaaaatagtgaATCACTGCTGCAACAAGACATTTTATTGGCACTATGAATAATAGGGTGAATTATTAAAAGATTGGAAGCAGATAATTAGTTTTGCAACGTATATCAACGATCAATTTATGATCAACGTGGTAAATAAGCTTTGAGTCAATTATGTACCACTTAATTAACAACCAAATAATTTCAGCTCTAGTTACAGTCCAGTCCcttcatgataataataatatagtaataataattataataataataaacatatttgtgtaATAAGTAGATTTCTATTCAAGAATATGAATCAGAGTGGATTAATTCTTAAATGAGGCCAtcaatctttgtttttttcctcttcatgtGTCAATGTTGATATTGTACATTCAAATATGTTTCCAGGAAACAGAACAGTGGTCCTGTTTATAGTCCATCCAAAGGCTTTTCACTAATGGTTGTGAAGTTATATCAGCCATGAGATATTTGGTCGTTCATACAGCTCTTTTGCTTGTGCAGAGGATCTACTTTGTATTCCCCCCAGCAAACACAGTCCATGTTGTCAAGCAGCTTGTTTTCCCTCTAGCTTCCCTCTGCTAGAGTTGTCAAAGCGAGCTAACCTAGCATAGCTGTTTATCTGACTATAGACAGTGAATGGTGCTTGGTATCCTGGCTCCAGCTCACACGCCTGTGTCAGCTGAATCAGTGTGCACAGGCAGATGTGAGCAGGGAGGTGGTATGCAGCCGGCCTGGATGAACTTTAGGAGTAACTGCTTTAGTGCAGTAGTTTGGTGGCCATGCAGCATCAGAGGATTATGGTTATACTGGGCTGCTCCCAGTTAAATGTACATGATCATATGATTGTAAAATAGGTTAAAAGTTACACTATttagtattattagtattatttgttttgttgcagggACCGTGTTTAGAGAAGTGGTTGAAGAGAAGGATTTCGAAATCTTTTGTCTGgtaaattacacaaaaataaaaatacttccTGAACGGGTCTGGCAGTGCAGGTTCCTTCAAAAAACGATATGTATTGGTCTTCTACTGCTTTCCATGCATATTcatcacattgtgtgtgttggcaaAAACAGAAACTACAcataataacaaacaaatatgaactgacACGGTCAGCGACTTAAAATTATCTGTCTGAAAGCTTTTCATCACATTGGGTTTCCTTAAATTGTCCGTCTTAATCCCCAGGCGAAGCGTCACCAATCTGTGGGGACAAGATCATCCCACAGGGAGGTTAACAGAGAGGGATGGATACAAGAGGGGAAGGGGTGACCATCTGGACGGGCTtttatctgttgtgtttgtgatggaTGCAAAAGCAAAATTTGGGTATATGCAGTGTCCCCATGCataaattcaataaatagaAATGAGTAAGAAGACGCTGATACTACTACAACTGATATAATTGGATATAAAATCTAGGATTCTTGTATAGGAGAGTATTTACATCATCAAGATTTCTTGTGtcatcttaaaaaaacaaaaatacatctACACAGACGGATCCATCTAGGAGACTGAACATTTTCTGCAGTGTAGgctctgtctttgttttttatgatAAAAAAAGTCTTGGATATTTGAGCTAACTTTGGCAGATGGACAGTATTTACCAGGAGTTTTTCAGTGTGTTGCTTAGACATGTTTACAACAGCTGTTAGAACTTGAAAGAGTTGAtaccatttaccattatttACTGTGAAAACAGTTGCATTCCTTTCCGGcattgtgctgcagcagcatgcATAAAACTGATCTGATTCGTCTGATTCTTGTCGTCACTCATCAGTCAGAGTCTAAGGAGAGATTAAGGGCTTTTACAAGCAGACAGTAAAGAATGCAAACACGTTAGTCAGGGCCTTTCAAACCTTCTGCCTTAAGGTGAGGCCTGCATATGATGGGAAGCAGCCACAAACAAACTCTCTTGACTGAGGTGTGAGACAGTGTTTAATAATGTTGAGTTCCCAAGGAAGCGGACCTCTTTCAGCAGATGCAGATGAAaagtcagaaaaaaaaatgtctatacctttttgtgtttttgcatgaATGAACTTCAGAGGGTTTTCACCTGTAAGACGCTCTTTGAACAGCTGACGTCTTTAGTTCTTATAGTAGGTGAATCACAGATGTTGTAATACATTTAAACTGCCtgtaatgtatttaaataaacatgtacTATACAGGGATCCTGAGAGCCAACAttgattatattatttatttatacctgTGCTTTCCCTGATGAGtgtgcatttctgtgtgtgtttccagtggCCGTTGATGGACCATCCCTATGAAGAAACAGGTTCACAATGGGACAGAGTACCTCAGAACAAGAGGTCCAAGGCCACACCCCCGAGGTTGGTTTGTTCTCTGTTACAATTTGCATCATAGTAAAACACACGAGGAACACCCAAGTATACAAGTACAGTAACtgttatgtgcatgtgtgttcatgACTCATAACTGTGAAGGAGTCACTTAAAATAGATATGATAGTCTCAAAATAGAGAtccactttattatttttttctgatgtGATATAACCTATAATTGCCTACATGACAATGTCCTCATATGATTAGCAACAtgtgaaatattttcttttgacaTTCAGAGTAtagtttagatttttttgtctttttaattttGCTGACTTTTGCACATCAATTTCTGTGCGCACACATGCTGCCTGTACTCACCATCTGTCAGCCCCATTGTCATTATCCCCAGTGACAGTGTCCATCTTAGGCGTTTTACTGCCAAATAACCCTCAGCTACTCACACGCAAATCAATAACCTCTGATAACAGACATGCAATCCCATTGGCTGCTCAGCCAGAACACTAAAAACCTATTACTCCTGCTCTGACAATACTGCGTCTGATGGCTCTAGAGGttgtgaagaacacacacacacacacacacacacacacacacacacacacacacacacacacacacacacacagtaaaccaGACAAGGTTATCAGACCACAGGATCTTTACAATCCCTGCAAGGACAGTGTTGGTTTCCCCTAATCTGCTGTGTAACTATGTACTCCCTGATCTTGAACATGTGtaccctctttctttctctctttctttctttctttctttctttctttctttctttctttctttctttctttcttcggTGCATAGCTGCATACTCTGCACAAAGTCCAACTGTCTGAACAACTTAAGTTAGAATTGGCTTGTGTGGCCTTTCTGCTGAACTCCGGACCAGACTAGCATGACGTTTTAGTTTCAGGCAGAGTTTGCATGTGTATCATCTTCATTCTTAGGATCTGTTACAGCAAAATAAACTTGCTCCCGCAGCTAACACTCATTcgagtgacacatttctttcGATAAATATCAGGCAACATTTCTCTTACGTGCTTTTTTTTCGTGCCTTTTCAGCTTTTCAGCTTTACGTCTGGAATGCTGACTCTGTGTTATACTCTTTCTAATCTAGAAGAAATCGCAAATCAAAGTCTGAGACACATAGTTGGATGACAAATGTAAGGGCATGAATGTGGGGAAGGTCAGAAAATGTAGTacatctttatttctttctcttcttgccTCGCGGGCACTGACAGCGTCACAGTCATGCCTCCAGGGCAAAGCCCTTATACCCACATTCCATTACACTCCAGTGAAATTGAAGCCTTCAGGCCCAGCCTTACGCAGCATTTCAGTTTGGATATACTGTATGAGGTCGCAGCCATGGAGTACGCTTTGAAGCACTTACTATGCTAGCTGCAGGAGTTGTGAAATAGTTGCTCAGATTaaaaacttctctctttatttctctgttaCATTAGGTCGGGTTTAATGACATCAAGCCATTGGTGGAGGAGGAACTACAAACGAGCATGGTGAGTGTGCAATGCGAAAACGTTTTTTCAGTTTCATTCTGCTGCTATTAGGTCATTCTAGCAGAAAATGTTGTCACCACCAAACGTTTCACAGCGTAAgttagaaaatacattttgttcaCAGAGTAAAAGCAGGCAGGCATAAAACTGAATTAAAGTATTCAATAGGTATAGTTCTGCAGCCAGTACAGGCCATTACATTCAGCCTTTGACCCTGTACACTCATCGGCTCccctccttctttcttcttttctcatcaGATGATGGGGATGGTGATTGGTGCAGGCATCGCCATCGTTCTCATCGccatcctcatcttcttcatcctgcGGAGGATCCAGATTCGGAGTCAGTTGCTGCTAATATGGATTTTTCAACATGTGCttggaaaataaaatgatagTCATAAAAAATGGTAACGTGCTTATTtgtcatatttatattcattcGCAGATCGAGAAGCTCAGGAGGCTCCAAAATACCGGTTCCGCAAGAGGGACAAAGTCATGTTCTATGGACGAAAGATGCTGCGTAAAGTGAGTGTTTATTGACAGGAACCCAGTATGCTGAGAGTAATTATGGGCTGGCTCTGACTCACAGTGAGTCATGTGTCATATTTACTTTTCCAAGATAGTACGTAATGCTACAATTACACGATTGGAGTAATATTCAGACCAGTATGTTTCACGACAGGTCTCCCAGTCTACCTCTTCCCTGGTGGgtacatcctcctcctctcggccGCGCCtcaagaagaagcagaagatgcTCAATATTGCCAAAAAGTAAATCAAAATTCTCCTTCTCACCAGCCTCCATTACTTTCCTAACCATGATGACTCGTGAGCCCCCTGCCCCTTGTCGTCATATCTTACTGTCTCTGTGACTCTCACTTGTGCAGGATCCTGCGCTTTAAGAAGGAGGTGCCCATCCTTCAGGCTAAGGAGCCCCCTCCCTCAGTGCTGGAGGCGGACCTCACAGAATTTGATGTGGCCAACTCCCACCTCCCTTCCGAGGTGCTCTACATGCTCAAAAATGTCCGGTAGGTTCATTCTCTGTCTGATGTTTGTGTAATTGTGGTATCATGTACATTAGCCAACATCCTTTGAGGCAAGTGAaactcaggaggtagagagggtccAGATGGTTGGTGGTTCGATCGCTGACTCTTCCAATCTGtattctgaagtgtccttgtgcAATATACTGATCCCCTAAATTTCCCCTAACAGCTGTGACGACATTGTATGAGCAGTGTCATAATAAaatgctgtatgaatgtgaatgggtgaatgtgacttgtacaTTAAAGCACTTGAGTGGtcgataagactggaaaagagaaatataaatacaattcatTCACATTGTATTTACAGTGTATAGAGCAGTGCTCAAAAGGCCCAAACATGTCCGTACATTGATAATTGATGTGCATGAGTAATACAACGTTGCATTGCTCCTACACACAGGTGAACTTCCTCCGTGAAGCTGTACTAATACACTCAtcttttgattat
This is a stretch of genomic DNA from Pleuronectes platessa chromosome 3, fPlePla1.1, whole genome shotgun sequence. It encodes these proteins:
- the atp5pd gene encoding ATP synthase subunit d, mitochondrial; the encoded protein is MASRRVALKALDWVAFAERVPPNQRGMFNALKSRSDAIAAKLTSLPETATVIDWSFYRGAVAQAGMVDEFEKKFSALLIPEPVDTQTSTINAQEAESGKSASAYVEGSKARIAQYETELNKFKNMIPFDQMTIEDLNDTFPETKLDKVKYPYWPHKPISDL